From Zavarzinella sp., one genomic window encodes:
- a CDS encoding cysteine desulfurase-like protein → MFPVDAIRARFPALQREMNGRKAVFFDGPAGSQVPSVVIESIKHYYEHHNANHGGSFLTSRESDAVVDGARTKVASFLNARSDQEIVFGANMTTLTFAFSRALAATWQPGDEILVSQADHDANVSPWVRAAADRGVTVKHIPLISPSCRLDLEAFQQLLSPKTKLVAVSCASNAVGTIQPFQQMIPLAHAVGAEVFLDAVHFAPHQLVDVQAWDCDYLCCSAYKFFGPHVGILYAKQHRLEELQPYKVRPSPETNPDRWMTGTQNFAAIAGVGAAIDYLASIAPSTGPVRTQLETSFQQINAYEQQLCEYFLTKLASIPGSKVWGVTKQDNLSDRVATFGITFDRHTPRQVADALAEYGIFSWAGNFYALPLTEALNLEPEGMLRIGLLHYNTTEEIDYLVSCLQQILE, encoded by the coding sequence ATGTTTCCTGTGGATGCCATCCGTGCCCGGTTTCCTGCACTCCAGCGTGAAATGAACGGGCGTAAAGCGGTATTCTTCGATGGTCCCGCTGGCAGCCAGGTTCCGTCAGTGGTCATTGAATCGATCAAACACTATTACGAGCATCATAACGCCAACCACGGTGGGAGCTTCCTTACCAGTCGCGAAAGCGATGCCGTTGTTGATGGTGCACGCACCAAAGTGGCCAGTTTTCTGAACGCACGCAGCGACCAGGAGATTGTGTTTGGTGCGAACATGACCACGCTGACATTTGCTTTTTCGCGTGCTCTGGCAGCCACCTGGCAGCCGGGTGATGAAATTCTGGTTTCTCAAGCCGACCACGATGCCAACGTTTCTCCATGGGTGCGTGCTGCCGCCGATCGTGGGGTAACGGTGAAGCATATTCCCCTGATTTCCCCCTCATGCCGGCTGGACCTGGAGGCTTTTCAGCAACTGTTAAGCCCCAAAACCAAACTGGTTGCCGTGTCCTGTGCTTCCAACGCCGTGGGGACGATTCAGCCATTTCAACAGATGATTCCGCTGGCACATGCTGTGGGAGCGGAAGTATTTCTGGATGCAGTTCACTTTGCCCCCCACCAGTTAGTTGATGTGCAGGCGTGGGATTGCGATTATCTCTGTTGCTCAGCGTATAAGTTTTTCGGGCCCCACGTGGGGATCTTGTACGCGAAACAGCACCGACTGGAAGAATTGCAACCATATAAAGTACGCCCCAGCCCGGAAACCAATCCAGATCGCTGGATGACAGGCACTCAGAACTTTGCCGCCATCGCTGGGGTGGGTGCTGCAATCGATTACCTTGCCAGCATCGCACCCAGCACTGGGCCGGTTCGCACGCAGTTAGAAACCAGTTTTCAGCAGATAAATGCTTACGAACAGCAACTTTGTGAATATTTTCTCACAAAATTGGCATCTATCCCAGGTTCAAAAGTATGGGGCGTAACCAAACAAGACAATTTGTCTGATCGCGTGGCAACATTTGGAATCACGTTTGATCGTCACACCCCACGTCAGGTGGCAGACGCACTTGCAGAATATGGCATTTTCAGTTGGGCAGGCAATTTTTACGCACTGCCACTGACAGAAGCCTTGAATCTGGAGCCAGAAGGGATGCTGCGGATTGGCTTGTTACACTACAACACCACAGAAGAGATAGATTATTTGGTAAGCTGTTTGCAGCAAATATTAGAATAA
- a CDS encoding DUF2075 domain-containing protein: protein MSRAHYQATISNFLSEDDAKILGILVQNSAHAIEATQRDAWMTEIKILQNVLKSYPSGSVFFEYSVPRLGKRIDTVVITGSVVFVMEFKVGETGFNANAIDQVYDYALDLKHFHETSHDLYIAPILIATEATSAETIIRQTQHNDKLFEPISCTPAQLEVIIRSVLATTDGPIIEAISWEHGRYCPTPTIVEAALALYAGHDVQEISRTDASATNLSLTSQTLSTIIQQARDLSEKVICFVTGVPGAGKTLVGLNIATQHFTPEDDLYSVFLSGNGPLVAILREALARDKVRRDIEEGRKSKIGQARSEVKAFVQNVHHFRDDCLIDESRPPVEHVAIFDEAQRAWNLEQTAKFMKAKKNRPHFSMSEPEFLISCLDRHPDWAVIVCLVGGGQEINTGEGGIREWIESVQRRFPEWQLRLSSKLTDSEYAAGRIVEHVRNFQNAKFCDELHLGVSMRSFRAENVSLLVKQLLDLDANAAKYTLRQISDRYPIRVTRSLNSAKAWLQHHARGTERYGIVVSSQAQRLKPHAIDIRYPIDPIHWFLHGKEDVRSSYYLEDAATEFHVQGLELDWTCVVWDGDFRYAPSGWDHHEFRGDRWQRIRKPDRQMYLKNAYRVLLTRARQGMVIVVPEGDERDPTRSSAFYDPIWSYLQEIGFERI from the coding sequence ATGAGTCGCGCACATTACCAAGCAACAATTTCAAACTTTCTAAGCGAAGATGACGCAAAAATTCTTGGTATTCTGGTTCAAAATAGTGCACATGCAATTGAGGCTACTCAACGCGATGCCTGGATGACCGAAATCAAAATTTTGCAGAATGTCCTGAAGTCATATCCATCAGGAAGTGTGTTTTTCGAATACAGTGTGCCACGTCTTGGGAAACGGATTGACACCGTCGTAATTACAGGATCGGTCGTCTTCGTAATGGAGTTTAAAGTCGGAGAAACGGGATTTAATGCAAATGCAATTGACCAAGTTTACGACTATGCGCTGGATCTGAAGCATTTTCACGAAACTTCGCATGATCTCTATATTGCACCGATCTTGATCGCAACAGAAGCCACCAGTGCTGAGACAATTATCCGACAAACACAACATAACGACAAATTATTTGAACCTATTTCCTGTACACCTGCCCAACTGGAAGTCATAATTCGATCGGTATTAGCTACAACAGATGGACCGATCATCGAAGCAATATCCTGGGAACATGGACGATATTGCCCAACTCCAACAATTGTTGAAGCGGCATTGGCGTTGTATGCTGGTCATGATGTCCAGGAAATTTCGCGAACTGATGCAAGTGCTACCAATTTGAGCCTGACGTCGCAAACGTTATCAACGATCATTCAACAGGCACGTGATTTAAGCGAAAAGGTAATTTGTTTTGTTACGGGAGTTCCGGGTGCGGGCAAAACACTTGTTGGGCTAAACATTGCAACGCAACATTTCACCCCTGAAGATGATTTGTATAGCGTCTTTCTTTCTGGTAATGGTCCGTTGGTTGCGATTTTGCGGGAAGCACTCGCAAGAGACAAAGTCCGCCGTGATATCGAAGAAGGAAGAAAATCAAAAATCGGGCAAGCACGCAGTGAAGTTAAAGCATTTGTGCAAAATGTTCATCATTTCCGCGACGATTGCTTGATTGATGAATCCCGTCCGCCTGTCGAACATGTTGCGATTTTTGATGAAGCCCAACGAGCATGGAACTTGGAACAGACTGCCAAGTTCATGAAAGCCAAGAAAAATCGGCCCCATTTCTCAATGAGTGAGCCGGAATTTCTCATTAGTTGTTTGGATAGACACCCAGACTGGGCAGTCATTGTATGTCTTGTTGGTGGTGGCCAGGAAATTAACACAGGCGAGGGTGGGATTCGTGAGTGGATTGAATCGGTGCAACGTCGGTTTCCAGAATGGCAGCTACGACTTTCCTCAAAATTAACAGATAGTGAATATGCGGCTGGTCGCATTGTGGAACATGTCAGAAATTTTCAGAATGCAAAATTTTGTGATGAGCTACATTTAGGCGTCTCAATGCGAAGCTTTCGAGCCGAGAACGTATCCTTGCTGGTCAAACAACTGCTTGATCTTGACGCAAATGCAGCAAAATACACACTTCGACAGATATCTGATCGATACCCAATCCGAGTTACCCGTAGTCTCAATTCTGCAAAAGCATGGTTGCAACACCACGCCCGCGGTACGGAACGGTATGGTATCGTCGTTTCCTCGCAAGCACAACGACTCAAACCACATGCGATCGATATCCGTTATCCAATCGATCCGATACACTGGTTCCTGCACGGCAAAGAAGATGTACGTTCCAGCTATTACCTTGAAGATGCTGCCACAGAGTTTCATGTTCAAGGGCTTGAACTGGATTGGACTTGTGTCGTTTGGGATGGCGACTTCCGATACGCCCCATCGGGCTGGGATCACCACGAATTTCGTGGAGATCGGTGGCAAAGAATTAGAAAGCCCGATCGACAGATGTATCTCAAAAATGCGTACCGCGTTCTGTTAACCCGTGCCCGGCAAGGGATGGTAATCGTAGTGCCTGAAGGGGATGAACGCGATCCGACTCGTTCATCTGCTTTCTATGACCCCATCTGGTCGTATTTGCAAGAAATTGGATTTGAGCGTATCTGA
- a CDS encoding ATP-binding protein: protein MTTIQQIDYWRNAPSEHQHLEFKEAKTQFDNRKLFKYCVAIANEGGGYLLLGIEDAPPRKVVGTLAFNNPVEMASKLFRTLGFRVDIEEVAHPDGRVLVFHIPSRPLGTVYDFEGSYLMRAGEELVPMSEDRLRLIFAEGQPDWLFLAAKNDCDDDKIIQLLDTQSYFDLLHLPYPSQRAGVLERFESEKLIQRHNPFWSITNLGAVLFAKKLDDFDKLGRKASRVIVYENTNKLHTKLDRQFTKGYASGFQGLVEYVNGLVPTNEVIEQALRREVKMFPEIAVRELVANALIHQDFSLTGSSVMVEIYTDRMEISNPGKPFISPDRFIDEYQSRNERLADLMRRLGICEEKGSGIDKVIQEVEAYQLPAPDFRVGERRTSVVLFMHKEFEEMEREDRIRATYQHCCLRYVFNEKMTNQSLRERFRLSRKKVESVSRAIRDTVDAGKIKSGNPDQTSLRYRYYIPFWA, encoded by the coding sequence ATGACTACGATTCAACAAATTGACTATTGGCGAAATGCACCTTCTGAACACCAACATCTGGAATTCAAGGAAGCAAAGACACAGTTTGATAATCGAAAACTGTTTAAATACTGTGTTGCGATTGCGAATGAAGGTGGTGGGTATTTGCTTTTGGGGATCGAGGATGCACCGCCACGGAAAGTAGTGGGTACCCTCGCATTCAATAATCCAGTGGAAATGGCTTCAAAGCTATTTCGAACTCTGGGTTTTCGCGTTGATATCGAAGAGGTAGCTCATCCAGACGGCCGTGTGCTTGTCTTTCACATTCCTAGCCGCCCTTTAGGAACGGTGTATGATTTTGAAGGCTCCTATCTCATGCGGGCAGGTGAAGAACTTGTTCCAATGAGTGAAGACCGACTGCGATTGATTTTTGCCGAAGGTCAACCTGATTGGTTATTTCTAGCTGCAAAGAATGATTGTGATGATGATAAAATCATCCAGCTTTTAGATACTCAGAGTTATTTCGATTTGCTTCATTTGCCCTACCCAAGTCAGCGTGCAGGGGTTTTAGAGCGGTTCGAGAGTGAAAAGCTTATCCAGAGGCACAATCCTTTCTGGTCCATCACCAATCTTGGCGCAGTTTTATTTGCGAAAAAATTGGACGATTTTGACAAATTAGGCCGCAAAGCGTCCCGGGTGATTGTTTATGAGAATACCAACAAATTACATACTAAACTCGACAGGCAGTTTACAAAGGGTTATGCATCGGGCTTCCAGGGCTTGGTGGAGTATGTCAATGGACTTGTACCGACAAATGAAGTGATTGAACAAGCACTTCGCCGTGAAGTAAAAATGTTTCCTGAGATTGCGGTACGTGAGCTTGTGGCAAATGCACTGATTCATCAGGATTTTTCATTAACTGGCAGTTCGGTTATGGTGGAGATCTATACGGACCGAATGGAGATTTCAAACCCGGGCAAACCGTTCATTTCACCTGATAGATTTATTGATGAGTACCAATCACGCAACGAACGACTTGCAGATCTGATGCGGCGGCTTGGTATCTGTGAAGAGAAAGGCAGTGGTATCGACAAAGTAATTCAAGAAGTTGAAGCCTATCAGTTGCCAGCACCTGATTTTCGAGTGGGAGAGAGACGTACTTCTGTCGTGTTATTTATGCACAAAGAATTTGAGGAAATGGAGCGAGAAGACCGTATCCGTGCCACCTACCAGCATTGTTGTCTTAGATACGTCTTCAATGAAAAAATGACTAATCAAAGCCTTCGCGAGCGTTTTCGATTGTCTCGTAAAAAGGTCGAGTCTGTCTCGCGGGCTATTCGTGATACTGTTGATGCTGGTAAAATAAAATCGGGAAACCCTGACCAAACTTCACTGCGTTACCGTTATTACATCCCTTTTTGGGCGTAA
- a CDS encoding DUF1592 domain-containing protein produces MSKFSLISCKIVLCLAAFGVGLLDSQLAANEMGKLLYAKKCAFCHGANGEGTKKYEPALTGGLSVAQLADVIQKTMPEDSPGSLSKSDASAISDYVHDAFYSPVAQERNRPARIQLSRLTVKQYRNSLADLVNSFTYQPNWGKEPGLRAEYFKNRRTRATDRVAQRIDPQIDFQFGTESPVPGKTEPHEFSIWWRGSVLAPETGMYEIVARTEHAVRVYLNDPNTPLIDAWVKSGNDTEYRGRIFLIAGQVYPLKVDFSKAKQGVDDSDKTKNKPPPKIPAMMTLLWQPPQRTLQVIPNRLLCTCDSPIGFASSVPFPPDDRSLGWERGTAVTREWDAATTEGAIETADFVLSHLRQLANTSPGQPDARQKLITFSEQWLQRAFREPLKPEWKALIASIFEQQSDPTVALKRVLLFSLKSPRFLYRDLEKVSPSFQAAERLSYALWDSIPDQQLWTEAAAGRLVTREQVTAQARRMLNHLRAKEKVEGFLLAWLNLDQPHDLTKDAKLYPNFNAQIGDDLRTSLELFLRDTFWSNESNYKTLLSADKVYLNDKLSKYYGFPVVKDFQPVAFHEKYAAGVLTHPYMMSSFAHHNESSPIHRGVFIARGLLGVMLRPPPEAVTPLPPDLHPSLNTRERVILQTKSANCMTCHGIINQLGFTLENFDSDGKFRTVDRAKPVDTKGSYITKAGKEVTFQNARDVGQFVANNPEAHAAFCEKMFHHVVQQPIRAFGADKLSHYQAEFTKQDFNMQHLVLTIAVDAAMHKK; encoded by the coding sequence ATGAGTAAATTTTCACTTATTTCCTGCAAGATTGTCCTCTGTCTTGCAGCTTTCGGGGTGGGGCTGCTGGATTCTCAGCTTGCCGCCAACGAAATGGGCAAACTGCTCTATGCCAAGAAATGCGCGTTTTGTCATGGAGCGAATGGCGAAGGCACCAAAAAGTACGAACCAGCACTGACCGGTGGGCTTTCCGTGGCTCAACTGGCCGATGTGATTCAGAAGACAATGCCGGAAGATAGCCCCGGGTCGCTGTCGAAGTCGGACGCCAGTGCCATATCAGATTATGTGCACGATGCCTTCTACTCGCCGGTGGCACAGGAACGCAATCGCCCCGCTCGGATTCAGCTTTCCCGCCTCACGGTGAAGCAGTATCGGAATTCGCTGGCGGATCTGGTCAATAGTTTCACCTATCAGCCCAATTGGGGCAAAGAGCCTGGTTTGCGGGCGGAATATTTCAAGAATCGTCGCACGCGGGCCACGGATCGGGTGGCACAGCGGATCGATCCTCAGATTGATTTTCAATTTGGCACCGAAAGTCCGGTTCCGGGCAAAACGGAACCGCACGAATTTTCGATCTGGTGGCGGGGCAGTGTGCTGGCACCTGAAACCGGTATGTACGAAATTGTGGCACGCACCGAACATGCGGTGCGAGTGTATCTGAACGACCCCAACACCCCCCTGATTGATGCGTGGGTGAAATCGGGCAACGATACTGAATACCGTGGTCGGATTTTTCTGATTGCGGGTCAGGTTTATCCTCTGAAAGTTGATTTTTCGAAGGCGAAACAGGGCGTAGACGATTCTGACAAGACCAAAAATAAGCCACCGCCGAAGATTCCGGCGATGATGACGCTGTTATGGCAGCCTCCGCAGCGAACATTGCAGGTAATTCCGAATCGCCTGCTCTGTACCTGTGATTCTCCGATTGGATTTGCCAGTTCCGTACCATTCCCGCCAGATGACCGATCGTTGGGGTGGGAGCGTGGCACCGCAGTAACGCGGGAATGGGATGCTGCCACCACAGAAGGTGCGATTGAAACGGCCGATTTTGTGCTGAGCCACCTGCGGCAATTGGCCAATACCAGCCCGGGCCAGCCAGACGCACGCCAGAAACTGATCACTTTCAGTGAACAGTGGTTGCAGCGTGCGTTCCGCGAACCGTTGAAACCAGAATGGAAGGCACTGATTGCTTCAATTTTCGAACAGCAAAGCGACCCCACGGTGGCGTTGAAACGAGTGCTGCTATTCTCTTTAAAATCACCCCGCTTCCTCTATCGGGATCTGGAAAAGGTCAGCCCCAGCTTTCAGGCTGCCGAACGTCTGTCGTACGCACTCTGGGATTCAATTCCGGACCAGCAGTTATGGACTGAAGCGGCAGCAGGTCGTTTGGTCACTCGCGAACAGGTGACAGCACAGGCGCGTCGCATGTTGAACCACCTGCGAGCGAAAGAGAAAGTGGAAGGCTTTTTGCTGGCCTGGCTGAACCTGGACCAGCCCCACGATCTGACCAAAGATGCCAAGTTGTATCCCAACTTTAACGCCCAGATTGGGGACGACCTGCGTACCAGCCTGGAATTGTTTCTGCGGGATACATTCTGGTCAAACGAATCGAACTATAAGACGCTGCTTTCAGCCGATAAAGTTTACTTGAATGATAAACTTAGTAAGTATTATGGCTTCCCTGTGGTGAAAGACTTTCAGCCGGTGGCATTTCATGAAAAATATGCAGCAGGCGTGTTGACGCACCCGTACATGATGTCCAGTTTTGCCCACCACAATGAAAGTTCGCCCATCCACCGTGGGGTATTTATCGCACGTGGGTTGCTGGGTGTGATGTTGCGTCCTCCGCCGGAAGCAGTGACGCCGCTGCCACCGGATCTTCATCCATCGTTGAACACGCGGGAACGGGTGATTTTGCAGACGAAGTCGGCAAACTGCATGACGTGCCACGGCATTATCAACCAGTTGGGTTTTACGCTGGAAAACTTCGATTCTGATGGGAAGTTCCGCACCGTCGACCGTGCGAAACCAGTGGATACGAAAGGTTCTTACATCACCAAAGCGGGCAAGGAAGTTACTTTCCAGAACGCACGCGATGTGGGGCAGTTTGTGGCCAACAATCCGGAAGCTCATGCGGCATTCTGCGAAAAAATGTTTCACCACGTAGTGCAGCAGCCGATTCGGGCTTTCGGTGCGGATAAATTAAGCCATTATCAGGCAGAGTTCACCAAACAGGACTTTAATATGCAGCACCTGGTGCTGACCATCGCAGTGGATGCGGCCATGCACAAGAAATGA
- a CDS encoding SMP-30/gluconolactonase/LRE family protein, with protein sequence MKHLLPLMLLFSGIPTLDSAEVTAPGAKMVQVGTGYSFTEGPAVDKDGNVYFTDQPGNVIWVWTTDGKLNVFLENAGRSNGLYVDANNYLWACADAKNELWKIDLKTKKIEVLVREFEGKLLNGPNDVWVHPKGFAYFTDPLYKRPYWNRGPQEQKNRGLYLFSTDKKLAQVDGDFVQPNGVVGSADGKTLYVADINAGKTYSYPIGADGTVGKRSLFCTSGSDGMTVDSEGNVYLTSAKVLVFDKSGKKIQEIAVPERPANVCFGGKDRKTLFITARKGFYSIEMAVSGAK encoded by the coding sequence ATGAAGCACCTTCTCCCGCTCATGTTACTTTTCAGTGGCATTCCCACCCTCGATAGTGCGGAAGTGACCGCACCTGGGGCAAAAATGGTTCAGGTGGGCACCGGATATTCCTTCACCGAAGGCCCCGCCGTGGACAAAGATGGCAATGTCTACTTTACTGATCAACCAGGTAACGTTATCTGGGTATGGACCACCGATGGCAAGCTAAACGTCTTTCTGGAAAACGCAGGCCGTTCCAATGGTCTCTACGTAGACGCCAACAACTACCTCTGGGCCTGTGCCGATGCCAAAAACGAGCTTTGGAAGATTGACCTGAAAACCAAAAAAATCGAAGTGTTGGTGCGTGAATTTGAAGGAAAATTGCTCAATGGTCCCAATGATGTGTGGGTGCACCCGAAGGGATTCGCTTATTTTACCGATCCGTTATATAAGCGACCGTATTGGAATCGTGGGCCGCAGGAACAAAAAAATCGTGGACTCTACCTGTTCTCTACCGACAAGAAATTAGCCCAGGTGGATGGAGACTTTGTTCAACCCAACGGTGTTGTCGGAAGTGCTGATGGCAAAACACTTTACGTCGCAGATATCAATGCCGGCAAAACTTATTCCTACCCCATCGGTGCGGATGGCACAGTGGGCAAACGCTCGTTGTTCTGCACTTCTGGTTCCGATGGCATGACGGTCGATTCGGAAGGGAATGTCTACTTAACCAGCGCCAAGGTGTTGGTGTTTGATAAGTCTGGCAAAAAGATTCAGGAAATCGCAGTACCAGAAAGACCAGCGAACGTCTGTTTTGGTGGGAAAGATCGCAAAACGCTCTTTATTACTGCAAGGAAAGGATTTTATTCCATCGAAATGGCTGTCAGTGGGGCCAAATAA
- a CDS encoding DUF3293 domain-containing protein translates to MQVGRGQILVSIATYNERENIQPLIERIHAHAPWADILVVDDNSPDGTGTLVDQLAAADARVKCLHRSGKLGLGTAILAAMRYAQENQYEFFLNMDADFSHPAEAIPNLVDGMANHDVMIGSRYVPGGGTQDWPWLREWISKNVNRLVRVLFRMPVRDASGGFRCYRVSMLRRVAFDKLSSRGYSFQQEMLYRCYRVGARIGEFPIIFVNRREGTSKVNLKETVRSLAMLLLLGIRSWFKLDRPRNLPVGQLAKAYKETIYWVDEIPGGAFPLQVGQHSPRLDALLQLCSKDEWAFVTAFNPLSKQLSPQENQANQVRLENTIKTRGWQYFRGRGGNRSSKWPPEPSFLIVGISASEAADLGREFAQQAILVGSTDSAVELLWLESNVK, encoded by the coding sequence ATGCAAGTAGGTCGTGGGCAGATTCTCGTTTCCATTGCCACTTACAATGAACGAGAGAATATACAACCACTGATTGAACGCATCCACGCTCACGCACCGTGGGCTGATATCCTGGTGGTGGATGACAATTCTCCCGATGGCACAGGAACGCTGGTTGACCAGTTGGCTGCGGCAGATGCTCGAGTGAAATGCCTCCACAGGAGTGGAAAATTGGGCCTGGGGACCGCTATTCTGGCAGCGATGCGTTACGCACAGGAAAACCAGTACGAATTTTTCCTGAACATGGATGCCGATTTCAGCCATCCTGCCGAAGCAATTCCCAACCTGGTTGACGGTATGGCCAATCATGATGTGATGATTGGTTCTCGCTACGTTCCGGGTGGGGGCACCCAGGACTGGCCGTGGCTGCGGGAATGGATCAGCAAAAATGTCAACCGCCTGGTTCGGGTGCTGTTTCGGATGCCCGTGCGGGATGCCAGTGGGGGATTTCGCTGTTACCGTGTCAGCATGTTACGGCGGGTTGCCTTCGATAAACTTTCTTCGCGTGGCTATTCGTTCCAGCAGGAAATGCTCTACCGCTGCTACCGCGTGGGGGCCAGAATTGGCGAATTTCCCATTATTTTTGTGAATCGTCGCGAAGGCACCTCTAAAGTGAATCTGAAAGAAACTGTCCGCTCGCTGGCAATGCTGCTATTGCTGGGAATTCGGTCGTGGTTCAAACTTGATCGCCCACGGAACCTGCCGGTGGGCCAATTGGCGAAAGCCTATAAGGAAACCATCTATTGGGTGGATGAAATCCCTGGTGGGGCTTTCCCGCTACAGGTGGGGCAGCATTCCCCACGATTAGACGCCTTGCTGCAACTTTGCAGCAAGGATGAGTGGGCGTTTGTTACCGCATTTAATCCTCTGTCCAAACAGCTCAGCCCTCAGGAAAATCAAGCAAATCAGGTGAGGTTGGAAAACACCATCAAGACGCGTGGCTGGCAATATTTTCGTGGGCGTGGGGGGAATCGTTCCAGTAAATGGCCACCCGAGCCCAGCTTTTTGATTGTTGGGATTTCTGCTTCAGAAGCTGCCGATCTGGGTCGTGAATTTGCCCAGCAGGCAATTCTGGTGGGATCTACAGACTCGGCAGTAGAATTACTCTGGCTCGAATCGAACGTTAAATAA